The Planktothrix tepida PCC 9214 genome window below encodes:
- a CDS encoding GAF domain-containing SpoIIE family protein phosphatase — protein sequence MTALPLPRRSDQFADSISGSATPETTPVFTLKELVARLHREQQNVNELLSSLGYALRSFNNLNQFLELTPLVASRVTDADGGALVLFKPNGQVRFQRLHCQEGRQCQDIRQAIETVTRQISLMPKTSLGDLSESALQTYTANLDYQVSRYLGSDVQLFGTPILVNNTERGRLYVFSHDANYVWTPTRQKLIRLVADQTAVAIANDELATSLREKERLDRELEIGAEIQLQLLPRKCPTIPGLDIAAQCQTANRVGGDYYDFIPSNFDKRGDHPSIHQDERWSIVIGDVMGKGVPAGLIMTMTRGMLRAEVLNRHSPAQILGHLNQVMYADLENSNRFVTLFYSEYDPATRMLSYSNAAHHPPLLWQVATNTIRRLDTLGMLIGLDADSCYYEAQIQLSPGDTLIYYTDGFTDAMNQRGDRFDEENLSKAFHWACQNCRNPQLILEYLFEQVQQFIGSGNRNGDDMTLVVLQVQPNNGGNLDDHGSDTESY from the coding sequence ATGACAGCCTTGCCCCTACCCAGACGCTCCGATCAATTTGCTGACTCGATTTCGGGTTCTGCAACACCAGAGACCACACCAGTTTTCACCCTGAAAGAACTGGTGGCGCGTTTGCATCGAGAACAGCAAAACGTGAACGAGTTGTTAAGTTCCTTGGGGTATGCCCTGCGTAGCTTCAACAACCTGAATCAATTTTTAGAGTTAACTCCCTTAGTAGCCAGTCGGGTAACAGATGCCGATGGGGGAGCATTAGTCCTATTTAAACCCAACGGACAAGTCCGATTTCAACGGCTCCATTGTCAGGAAGGACGCCAGTGTCAAGATATTCGACAAGCAATTGAAACTGTGACCCGACAAATCTCGTTGATGCCAAAAACCAGCCTGGGAGACTTGTCTGAATCGGCTTTACAAACCTATACAGCGAATTTAGATTATCAGGTGAGTCGCTACCTGGGTTCTGATGTGCAGCTATTTGGCACACCAATTTTGGTCAATAATACGGAACGGGGACGGCTATATGTTTTTAGTCATGATGCCAATTACGTTTGGACACCGACCCGTCAAAAATTAATTCGATTAGTCGCGGATCAAACCGCCGTTGCGATCGCTAATGATGAGTTAGCAACATCCCTGCGGGAAAAAGAACGCTTAGATCGAGAGTTAGAAATTGGGGCAGAAATTCAGTTACAATTACTACCTCGAAAATGCCCGACTATCCCCGGTTTAGATATTGCTGCCCAATGTCAAACGGCTAACCGAGTGGGTGGGGATTATTATGATTTTATTCCCTCTAATTTTGACAAACGGGGTGATCATCCCTCTATTCATCAGGATGAACGCTGGAGTATTGTGATTGGGGATGTCATGGGTAAAGGAGTTCCGGCGGGTTTAATTATGACCATGACACGGGGAATGCTGCGGGCTGAAGTTCTAAACCGCCATTCTCCGGCTCAAATTTTGGGGCATTTGAATCAAGTCATGTATGCGGATTTAGAAAACTCTAACCGCTTTGTGACGTTATTCTATTCAGAATATGATCCGGCAACTCGAATGTTGTCCTATAGCAATGCCGCTCACCATCCCCCGTTATTATGGCAAGTAGCAACGAATACTATTCGACGGTTAGATACTCTGGGAATGTTGATTGGTTTAGATGCGGATAGTTGCTATTATGAAGCTCAAATCCAACTTTCTCCTGGGGATACCCTAATTTATTATACGGATGGATTTACCGATGCTATGAATCAACGGGGCGATCGCTTTGATGAGGAAAATCTTAGTAAAGCTTTTCATTGGGCGTGTCAAAATTGTAGAAATCCCCAATTGATTCTGGAATATTTGTTTGAACAAGTTCAACAATTTATTGGTTCAGGAAATCGAAATGGAGATGATATGACCCTTGTGGTGTTGCAAGTTCAACCCAACAACGGAGGTAATCTTGATGATCACGGTTCTGATACTGAATCCTATTGA
- the nusB gene encoding transcription antitermination factor NusB — protein sequence MQARRTARELALLGISQLPATSERLEPQELHDVLIAAVRTLTAEGQESLETAVSELQRSSDRLLGSQIRANDLDIARAMVHEAIELVQGAINRLSTALELPELVQLANQQEVRDYALDILIQVNSHKAEIDQLLTDAMVDWQLNRLARIDRDILRIAVAELMYLNLKEQVAINEAIELAKRYSDEESYRFINGVLRRFVDKLKTTVPELTVES from the coding sequence ATGCAAGCTCGTCGTACTGCTCGTGAACTCGCTTTACTGGGAATTAGTCAACTCCCAGCAACTTCAGAGCGCCTAGAACCTCAAGAATTACATGATGTTTTAATTGCTGCTGTCAGAACCTTGACTGCTGAAGGTCAAGAATCTTTAGAAACGGCTGTTTCTGAGTTACAACGCAGTAGCGATCGCCTTTTAGGAAGCCAAATTCGGGCGAATGATTTAGACATTGCACGAGCGATGGTACATGAAGCCATTGAATTAGTTCAAGGCGCGATTAATCGCTTAAGTACCGCCCTGGAATTACCGGAATTAGTTCAACTGGCAAATCAACAAGAAGTCCGGGATTATGCCCTTGATATTTTAATTCAAGTCAATAGCCATAAAGCTGAAATTGATCAGTTGTTAACCGATGCTATGGTAGATTGGCAACTGAATCGACTCGCCCGTATTGATCGAGATATTTTACGAATTGCCGTTGCCGAATTAATGTATTTAAACTTAAAAGAACAAGTGGCAATTAATGAAGCGATTGAACTGGCAAAACGCTACAGCGATGAAGAAAGTTATCGCTTTATTAATGGTGTTCTACGTCGATTTGTCGATAAATTAAAAACGACTGTTCCAGAATTAACAGTTGAGAGTTAA
- the lpxB gene encoding lipid-A-disaccharide synthase, which produces MVHKTPPIRIFISTGEVSGDLQGSLLIEALFRQAKKAGILIQIIALGGEKMASAGAKLLGNTTGIGSVGILESIPYIIPTYLMQKQVKHYLKEHPPDLVILIDYMGPNIGMGNFIKHNLPTIPIFYYIAPQEWVWSLGSKSTAQIVKLTNRILAIFPEEARYFQSKGAKVTWVGHPLLDRMKTAPSREESRRKLGIQPDEIAIALLPASRWQEIKYLMPILFEAAQQIQAKIPQVKFWIPLSLPEYKIAIETAIKTYQLNAVLVSTTSYYQTLEVLSAADLAIAKSGTVNLEIALLKVPQVVVYRVSALTAWVARHLLKFSIPFMSPTNLVQMQAIVPELLQEKATPENIVQEAIELLTNPQKRQEMLNQYQQMKQALGEEGVCDRAALEILKSLSL; this is translated from the coding sequence ATGGTTCACAAGACTCCCCCTATTCGTATTTTTATAAGTACCGGAGAAGTTTCCGGTGATTTACAAGGATCACTGTTAATTGAAGCTTTATTCAGACAAGCTAAAAAGGCAGGAATATTAATACAAATTATCGCATTAGGGGGAGAAAAAATGGCATCAGCAGGAGCCAAATTATTAGGGAATACCACAGGAATTGGTTCCGTTGGAATTTTAGAATCTATCCCCTATATTATCCCGACCTATTTAATGCAAAAACAAGTCAAACACTATTTAAAAGAGCATCCTCCTGATTTAGTTATTTTAATTGATTATATGGGGCCAAATATTGGGATGGGAAATTTTATTAAACATAACTTGCCAACAATTCCTATTTTTTATTATATTGCGCCGCAAGAATGGGTATGGTCGTTGGGTTCAAAAAGTACAGCACAAATTGTTAAACTAACGAATCGTATTCTTGCCATTTTTCCTGAAGAAGCACGTTATTTTCAATCAAAAGGTGCGAAGGTGACATGGGTTGGTCATCCCCTATTAGACCGGATGAAAACAGCACCAAGTCGAGAAGAATCTCGCCGAAAATTAGGCATTCAACCGGATGAAATTGCGATCGCTTTACTTCCGGCTTCTCGATGGCAAGAAATTAAATATTTAATGCCCATATTATTTGAAGCGGCTCAACAAATTCAAGCTAAAATACCCCAGGTAAAATTTTGGATTCCCTTATCTTTACCTGAGTATAAAATAGCGATTGAAACAGCTATAAAAACCTATCAATTGAATGCCGTTTTAGTTTCAACAACGAGTTACTATCAAACCTTAGAAGTCTTATCTGCCGCCGATTTAGCGATCGCAAAATCAGGAACAGTTAACTTAGAAATTGCCTTATTAAAGGTTCCCCAAGTTGTCGTTTATCGAGTCAGTGCTTTAACGGCTTGGGTCGCTCGTCATCTCCTGAAATTTTCGATTCCGTTTATGTCCCCGACTAATTTAGTGCAAATGCAAGCCATTGTTCCTGAATTATTACAAGAAAAAGCCACTCCCGAAAATATCGTTCAAGAGGCGATAGAATTATTAACAAATCCACAAAAACGACAAGAAATGTTAAATCAGTATCAACAGATGAAGCAAGCGTTAGGAGAGGAGGGAGTGTGCGATCGCGCAGCTTTAGAAATTCTTAAGAGTCTCTCCCTGTAA
- a CDS encoding YggT family protein, translating to MNTTILMWGLGLILGLMTFLFIFRIVLTWYPQVNQQRFPFNLIVWPTEPFLVVTRKIVPPLGGVDITPIIWVGIFSLLREMLLGQQGLLRML from the coding sequence ATGAATACAACCATTTTAATGTGGGGTTTAGGCTTAATTCTAGGTTTAATGACGTTTTTGTTTATTTTCAGAATCGTCCTAACGTGGTATCCCCAAGTCAATCAACAGCGTTTTCCTTTCAACTTGATTGTTTGGCCGACAGAACCCTTTTTAGTCGTCACCCGTAAAATCGTTCCTCCTTTGGGAGGTGTAGATATCACCCCGATTATCTGGGTGGGGATTTTCAGTCTGCTGCGGGAAATGCTCCTTGGTCAACAGGGACTATTACGAATGCTGTAA
- a CDS encoding GNAT family N-acetyltransferase: MPIIVIQELTPSQVQDLEQLYKQGWWSHQRTSKDIQKMLNHSDIIIGLVDSDTQKLIGFTRVLTDYTYRALIWDVLVESSYQNQGLGKKLIDEILTHPALKDVEAFLLMCLPEMVPFYEKLGFHLSDSVKLMSLENTTHYGEF; this comes from the coding sequence TTGCCTATTATCGTAATTCAAGAGTTAACCCCAAGCCAAGTACAAGATTTAGAGCAACTTTATAAACAAGGATGGTGGAGTCATCAACGCACCTCAAAAGACATCCAAAAAATGCTAAATCACTCCGATATTATAATCGGTCTAGTAGACTCTGATACCCAAAAATTAATCGGATTTACAAGAGTTTTAACAGATTATACCTATCGAGCCTTAATTTGGGATGTTTTAGTGGAGAGTTCCTATCAAAATCAAGGATTAGGGAAAAAATTAATCGATGAAATTCTGACTCATCCCGCTTTAAAAGATGTGGAAGCTTTTCTATTAATGTGTTTACCTGAAATGGTTCCTTTTTATGAAAAACTAGGGTTTCATTTATCCGATAGTGTCAAATTAATGAGTCTCGAAAATACAACTCATTATGGGGAATTTTAA
- a CDS encoding tetratricopeptide repeat protein codes for MLRRIIQFFKRLIQRLFGKQPSPPSPTSEAIPTRTDTEYEALFLQLLDTVQQGASRGQVKGWLIGNKVQEGELVAWLQRFGNRLLQTPSQHEELARRMLLLASLEIGEIGDISARIGRSILEQIAPPTESEILDNREAYPIIDAEFAGDGVTVPSPAQPSENVGVYPIIEAEFLEDGVTVSTEEETPIIEEPLVDYQPEILPEETPIIEEPLVDYQPEILPEEIPIIEEHPVNYQPEILPEETPIIEEPLVDYQPEILPEEIPIIEEHPVNYQPEILPEETPIIEEHLVNYQPEILPEETPIIERTSSEVEEWFEQGIKQDAAGDFEAALLSFNTAIQLQPDHICVWFYRGNTLKSLGRLEEALDSFEQAIRLHPEYADAWNNRGSILEILGRIEEALQSYELALELEPNDAYVWNNRGNVLSDLGRLEEALDCYQQAIELEPNYFNALYNRGFSMLNLGRLEEGLISFNQALELQPNDADVWYNLGLTLQELGQTEEAVAAFEKAKELQPDEDES; via the coding sequence ATGTTACGCCGAATTATTCAATTTTTCAAACGACTGATTCAACGCCTGTTTGGGAAACAGCCCTCTCCTCCATCCCCAACTTCCGAAGCCATTCCTACTCGGACAGATACGGAATATGAAGCACTGTTTCTGCAACTCTTGGACACAGTGCAACAAGGTGCTAGTCGGGGACAAGTTAAAGGCTGGTTGATTGGGAATAAAGTTCAAGAAGGGGAGTTAGTGGCTTGGTTACAACGCTTTGGAAACCGACTCCTACAAACACCTAGCCAACATGAAGAACTCGCACGACGAATGTTACTGTTAGCGAGTTTGGAAATTGGAGAAATAGGAGATATTTCAGCACGCATTGGGAGAAGTATCTTGGAACAGATAGCTCCACCAACAGAGTCAGAAATCTTAGATAACAGAGAAGCTTATCCAATTATTGATGCGGAATTTGCGGGTGATGGGGTAACGGTTCCCTCTCCTGCACAACCTTCAGAGAATGTTGGGGTGTATCCAATTATTGAAGCGGAATTTCTGGAAGATGGAGTAACGGTCTCAACGGAGGAAGAAACCCCAATTATTGAGGAACCTCTTGTTGATTATCAACCGGAAATTCTGCCAGAAGAAACCCCAATTATTGAGGAACCTCTTGTTGATTATCAACCGGAAATTCTGCCAGAAGAAATCCCAATTATTGAGGAACATCCTGTTAATTATCAACCGGAAATTCTGCCAGAAGAAACCCCAATTATTGAGGAACCTCTTGTTGATTATCAACCGGAAATTCTGCCAGAAGAAATCCCAATTATTGAGGAACATCCTGTTAATTATCAACCGGAAATTCTGCCAGAAGAAACCCCAATTATTGAGGAACATCTTGTTAATTATCAACCGGAAATTCTGCCAGAAGAAACCCCAATTATTGAGAGAACTTCCTCTGAGGTAGAGGAATGGTTTGAACAAGGCATTAAACAAGATGCAGCCGGGGATTTTGAAGCTGCTTTACTATCCTTTAATACAGCAATTCAACTCCAACCCGATCATATTTGTGTTTGGTTTTATCGGGGTAATACTCTCAAAAGTTTAGGCCGACTTGAAGAAGCGTTAGACTCCTTTGAACAAGCGATTAGACTGCATCCAGAATATGCTGATGCTTGGAATAATCGCGGAAGTATCTTAGAGATTTTAGGCCGAATTGAAGAAGCCTTACAATCCTATGAACTGGCTCTGGAGTTAGAACCGAATGATGCCTATGTTTGGAATAATCGCGGAAATGTGTTGTCCGATTTAGGGAGATTAGAAGAAGCATTAGACTGTTATCAACAAGCCATTGAATTAGAACCCAACTATTTTAATGCCTTGTATAATCGAGGATTTTCTATGCTCAATTTAGGGAGATTAGAAGAAGGCTTAATTTCTTTTAATCAAGCTCTGGAATTGCAACCTAATGATGCAGATGTCTGGTATAATCTGGGTCTAACTTTGCAAGAGTTAGGGCAAACTGAAGAAGCCGTTGCAGCCTTTGAAAAAGCAAAAGAACTGCAACCCGATGAAGATGAAAGTTAA
- the psbX gene encoding photosystem II reaction center X protein encodes MTPSLMNFFYSLLAGILIVVIPATVGLIFISQKDKIIRS; translated from the coding sequence ATGACACCTTCATTGATGAACTTTTTCTATAGTTTGCTGGCTGGAATTCTGATTGTGGTGATTCCCGCCACCGTCGGTCTGATTTTTATCAGCCAGAAGGATAAAATCATTCGTTCCTAG
- a CDS encoding Ycf66 family protein, whose protein sequence is MVNLGLNFSSLVGIILAVAGAGLYFLRSWRPKLARDHDIFFAAIGLLCGGILLFQGWRLDPILAFGQFLLTGSAIFFAVESIRLRGIAVVQAKERAPIVDDERYVSNVYRVDAELDELEPTDEYMPMARQIRGSRDTRLSRADSYDDDAVRRRPSSRKNSSVDYPPVEDRPRKRRPRPESRPDTASDWGEPPREREERSARKRPNRPPASPSVEKEDWAVSETPRSRRRPSSSSSSSSEYRYSEDRNRNTNSTDYVEYRPVDYSDDEVDSPSNFEK, encoded by the coding sequence ATGGTTAATTTAGGTTTAAATTTCAGCAGCTTAGTCGGGATTATCCTCGCGGTTGCTGGTGCTGGATTATATTTCCTGCGTTCCTGGCGTCCAAAACTGGCACGGGATCATGATATTTTCTTTGCGGCCATCGGGTTACTTTGTGGCGGGATTCTGCTCTTTCAGGGATGGCGACTTGATCCCATTCTAGCGTTTGGTCAATTTTTATTAACGGGAAGTGCGATTTTCTTTGCGGTGGAAAGTATTCGCCTCAGAGGAATTGCCGTTGTCCAAGCTAAAGAACGAGCCCCCATTGTGGATGATGAACGCTATGTCAGTAACGTTTATCGGGTCGATGCAGAATTAGACGAACTCGAACCCACCGACGAATATATGCCCATGGCTCGTCAAATTCGCGGGAGTCGGGATACTCGTTTAAGTAGAGCCGATAGCTATGACGATGATGCTGTCCGTCGGCGTCCCTCTAGCCGCAAAAATAGCAGTGTTGACTATCCTCCGGTAGAAGATCGTCCTCGCAAGCGTCGTCCCCGTCCTGAATCTCGTCCTGACACTGCATCTGACTGGGGAGAACCCCCCAGAGAACGGGAAGAAAGATCGGCTAGAAAGCGTCCTAACCGTCCTCCCGCATCACCTTCAGTAGAGAAAGAGGATTGGGCCGTTTCTGAAACACCCCGTTCTCGTCGTCGTCCCTCCTCTTCTTCTTCTTCTTCTTCAGAATATCGTTATTCTGAAGATCGCAATCGCAACACGAATTCAACTGATTATGTTGAATATCGACCCGTAGACTATTCTGATGATGAGGTTGATAGTCCTTCCAATTTTGAAAAATAA
- a CDS encoding VIT domain-containing protein, translating to MNSLLTLARLSWGILIFSGFNFIGNTSPTLASPVQQLEQQSSTLKLAQFPQQLSEKPVGGLYVQSPTQTQVFPLKKTQVKAKISGNLSEVEVSQTFENPFKEPLEAIYVFPLPDQAAIDQMVIKIGDRTIKSRIETKEGAREIYQRAKDQGRTAALLEQERDNIFTQSVANIQPGEQISVTIRYIDQLKFEGGDYEFVFPMVVGPRYIPGQLIDKNQPNTNQVPDADRITPPIIDPNTKSDHKIQVNLEIDAGIPIENIRSTSHKIITQQQGNRVFVRLDESDKIPNKDLILRYQISGENTRATVLTEADQQGGHFATYLLPAIRYNPNQIIPKDVIFLMDTSGSQEGEPLTKSKELMKRFIQGLNTEDTFTIIDFANTTNTLSETPLENTPANREKALNYINQLEANGGTELLNGIQAVMRFPSHPTGRLRSIVLLTDGYIGNDSEVIAEVQNKLKPGNRFYCFGVGSSVNRFLLNRLGEMGRGTVQIVRQDEPTQTVVETFFKQINNPILTDIEISWQGEGLKPEIYPITLSDLFDNQPLVLFGRKLDRRNGLLKITGTTANGDRYEQTLPVNFPVVNTKESGNIAIAKLWGRSKIKELMNQMFSGETKSGVDAVTRTALSYQLLSNYTAFVAVSEEVRVNPNGTRHTVEVPVELPEGVSYEGIFGTPATLQLQSTNSMPIGRVRSASGYNNYSSQRSPELAPAPSPFQGADRLDTRLQAARNTGSTIAVVQLTGISDRALLDDLNRYLQGLNLSIPINGKVSFEMIVDQGNVQRAIFDDLDSNLDLDDNQKQAIIIDQIRRSLLTWQPPTSISGKIRITLELKATKS from the coding sequence ATGAACTCTTTATTGACTTTAGCAAGACTTTCCTGGGGAATTCTGATTTTTAGCGGTTTCAATTTTATCGGGAATACTTCTCCCACATTGGCGAGTCCTGTTCAACAGTTGGAACAGCAATCCTCAACGTTAAAATTAGCACAATTTCCTCAACAATTATCTGAGAAACCTGTAGGAGGATTATATGTTCAATCTCCTACTCAAACTCAAGTTTTTCCCCTCAAAAAAACCCAGGTTAAAGCTAAAATTTCAGGAAATCTTTCTGAAGTAGAAGTTTCTCAAACCTTTGAAAATCCGTTTAAAGAACCTTTAGAAGCGATTTATGTGTTTCCCCTTCCTGATCAAGCCGCCATTGATCAAATGGTAATCAAAATTGGCGATCGCACGATTAAATCGAGAATTGAAACCAAAGAAGGTGCGAGAGAAATCTATCAACGTGCTAAAGATCAAGGTCGCACCGCAGCTTTATTAGAACAGGAACGAGATAATATTTTTACTCAGTCTGTAGCCAATATTCAACCGGGTGAGCAAATATCCGTAACGATTCGCTATATTGATCAATTAAAATTTGAAGGGGGAGATTATGAATTTGTTTTTCCGATGGTGGTTGGCCCCCGTTATATTCCGGGTCAATTAATTGATAAAAATCAACCCAATACGAATCAAGTCCCCGATGCAGATCGGATTACACCGCCTATTATTGATCCTAATACAAAATCAGACCATAAAATTCAAGTTAATCTTGAAATAGATGCAGGTATTCCTATTGAAAATATTCGTTCAACTTCCCATAAAATTATTACCCAACAACAAGGAAATCGAGTTTTTGTTCGTTTAGATGAATCGGATAAAATTCCGAATAAGGATCTAATTCTAAGATATCAAATTTCAGGAGAAAATACAAGAGCAACGGTCTTAACAGAAGCGGATCAACAAGGGGGACATTTTGCCACTTATCTGTTACCTGCAATTCGTTATAATCCTAATCAAATTATTCCCAAAGACGTTATTTTTTTAATGGATACTTCCGGTTCTCAAGAAGGTGAACCCTTAACAAAATCCAAAGAATTAATGAAACGGTTTATTCAAGGATTAAATACTGAAGATACCTTTACCATTATTGATTTTGCAAATACGACTAATACGTTATCCGAAACTCCCCTAGAAAATACCCCGGCTAACCGAGAAAAAGCACTCAATTATATTAATCAATTAGAAGCTAATGGCGGTACAGAATTATTAAATGGTATTCAAGCGGTGATGCGTTTCCCTTCACATCCAACGGGTCGGTTACGCAGTATTGTTTTACTCACCGATGGTTATATTGGAAATGATTCCGAAGTCATTGCAGAAGTGCAAAATAAACTTAAACCTGGAAATCGATTTTATTGTTTTGGGGTGGGAAGTTCAGTCAATCGATTTTTATTAAATCGTTTAGGAGAAATGGGACGAGGAACAGTACAAATTGTTCGTCAAGATGAACCTACTCAAACCGTTGTTGAAACTTTTTTTAAACAGATTAATAATCCCATTTTAACCGATATTGAAATTAGTTGGCAAGGGGAAGGATTAAAACCGGAAATTTACCCCATCACCTTATCAGATTTATTTGATAATCAACCTTTAGTTTTATTTGGACGTAAATTAGATCGACGCAATGGCTTATTAAAAATTACAGGAACCACAGCAAACGGCGATCGCTATGAACAAACCTTACCTGTTAATTTTCCAGTCGTTAATACGAAGGAATCTGGTAATATTGCCATTGCTAAATTGTGGGGACGGTCTAAAATCAAAGAACTGATGAATCAAATGTTTTCCGGTGAAACAAAATCTGGAGTTGACGCAGTAACACGCACCGCTTTATCGTATCAATTATTATCAAATTATACGGCATTTGTTGCTGTGAGCGAAGAAGTTCGAGTTAATCCAAATGGAACCCGTCATACCGTAGAAGTTCCTGTAGAATTACCCGAAGGTGTCAGTTATGAGGGAATTTTTGGCACACCTGCAACCCTTCAACTTCAATCTACAAATTCAATGCCTATAGGACGAGTTCGTTCAGCATCGGGTTACAATAATTATAGTAGTCAACGAAGCCCAGAACTTGCGCCTGCACCCTCTCCATTTCAAGGTGCAGATAGACTCGATACAAGGCTTCAGGCAGCTAGAAATACGGGTTCTACTATTGCAGTGGTTCAACTAACCGGAATTAGCGATCGCGCCCTTTTAGATGACTTAAATCGTTATTTACAGGGGTTAAATTTATCGATTCCAATTAATGGAAAAGTCAGTTTTGAAATGATTGTTGATCAAGGCAATGTCCAACGAGCAATTTTTGATGACCTTGACTCTAATTTAGATTTAGATGATAATCAAAAACAAGCGATAATCATTGATCAAATTCGACGATCGCTGTTAACTTGGCAACCTCCAACTTCAATCAGTGGAAAGATCAGAATAACCTTAGAATTAAAAGCAACAAAATCCTAA
- the ftsY gene encoding signal recognition particle-docking protein FtsY, whose product MVFNWFRRQFNEKTDQTQESQPEVKSEPEKVEKPTETAVETSASPPAPQIAEDYLQWAKAAYQNIQKQQEPEPEPEPEPEPEPEPEPEPEPEAITEPEVEPTVLTPEIPEAEASIETVVEVAETDVKVPEPVVTPQTDTTQSETLETSEPLPFWATAATERQARVERLKETAIEEEEPEPSETASSNAGMVFDEMFMWSAQVLADQGRRPDEVALEEITWLQKLWKALGRTRRNLLNQLKAIVGQGPLNQQAVDEIESMLLQADVGVAATDRVIEALQSKLRQEALPPEQAIAYLKQILRGILEEPFEKGYPITFAPEKDTLNIWLVTGVNGAGKTTTIGKIAHLAQKSDYRCLIAAGDTFRAAAVDQVKVWGDRSGVEVVANPGKNTDPAAVVYDAIEAARARNTELLIIDTAGRLQNKKNLMEELNKIRRVIDKRAPEAKIQSLLVLDSTLGQNGLRQAEVFSEVAQLSGVVLTKLDGTAKGGVALAIVQQLGLPIRFIGVGESIEDLRPFSSYEFIEALLSG is encoded by the coding sequence ATGGTATTTAATTGGTTTCGTCGTCAATTTAATGAAAAAACGGATCAAACTCAGGAGTCACAACCAGAGGTTAAATCTGAACCTGAAAAGGTAGAGAAACCGACTGAAACAGCCGTAGAGACGAGCGCGTCTCCACCCGCACCTCAAATTGCTGAAGATTATTTACAGTGGGCAAAAGCGGCTTATCAAAATATTCAAAAACAACAGGAACCCGAACCTGAACCCGAACCCGAACCTGAACCTGAACCCGAACCTGAACCTGAACCTGAACCCGAAGCTATCACAGAGCCGGAAGTTGAACCAACGGTTTTAACCCCAGAAATACCAGAGGCGGAAGCGAGTATTGAAACGGTTGTAGAAGTAGCTGAAACGGACGTAAAAGTACCCGAACCCGTTGTCACCCCTCAAACCGATACAACTCAGTCAGAAACCCTAGAAACGTCCGAACCCTTGCCATTTTGGGCAACAGCAGCTACGGAACGTCAAGCCAGGGTGGAACGGTTAAAAGAAACCGCCATTGAGGAAGAAGAACCCGAACCCAGCGAAACGGCATCCTCAAACGCAGGAATGGTGTTTGATGAGATGTTTATGTGGTCGGCCCAGGTCTTAGCGGATCAAGGTCGTCGTCCCGATGAAGTTGCTTTAGAAGAAATTACCTGGTTACAGAAACTCTGGAAAGCGTTAGGACGGACACGACGCAACTTACTCAACCAATTAAAAGCGATTGTTGGTCAAGGCCCCTTAAATCAACAAGCTGTTGATGAAATTGAATCCATGCTATTACAAGCGGATGTGGGTGTAGCCGCAACGGATCGCGTGATTGAAGCGTTACAAAGTAAACTCCGCCAAGAAGCCTTACCCCCAGAACAAGCGATCGCTTATCTCAAACAAATTTTAAGGGGAATTTTAGAAGAACCCTTTGAAAAGGGGTATCCCATTACCTTTGCACCAGAGAAAGATACCTTAAATATTTGGTTAGTCACCGGAGTCAATGGAGCCGGGAAAACCACAACGATTGGCAAAATTGCCCATTTAGCCCAAAAATCCGATTATCGGTGTTTAATTGCTGCTGGAGATACCTTTCGAGCAGCAGCCGTTGATCAGGTGAAAGTTTGGGGCGATCGCAGTGGCGTTGAAGTCGTGGCGAACCCCGGAAAAAATACCGATCCGGCGGCGGTGGTTTATGATGCCATTGAAGCAGCCAGAGCCCGAAATACAGAATTATTAATTATTGATACAGCCGGCCGCTTGCAAAATAAAAAGAATTTAATGGAGGAACTCAATAAAATCCGTCGAGTGATTGATAAACGCGCCCCAGAAGCCAAAATACAATCATTATTAGTTTTAGATTCTACCTTGGGCCAAAATGGGTTACGACAGGCGGAAGTTTTTTCTGAAGTTGCTCAACTCAGTGGGGTGGTCTTGACAAAACTTGATGGAACTGCTAAAGGTGGTGTTGCCCTAGCGATTGTCCAACAACTCGGCTTACCGATTCGATTTATCGGAGTTGGGGAAAGTATCGAAGATTTGCGCCCCTTTTCCAGCTACGAGTTCATTGAAGCCCTCTTAAGTGGGTAG